CCCTGCATTTGACTATGCTGGTGATGAACAGCGACTCACGGTTGAACCCGGCCGCCGCCAGGATCTCATCCAGCTGCCTGCCGGACCGGCCGACGAAGGGGCGCCCCTGGATGTCCTCGTTCTCGCCGGGGCTCTCGCCGACCAGCATCAGCCCGGCCCGGGCATCTCCTTCCCCGGGAACAGCGTTTCGGCGCGTAAGGTAGAGTCCGCACAACTCGCAGACCCTCACGTAGCCGGCGACAGCCTCGAGCTTTTCCTCCCTGGACTTTTTCTCAGCCGTCTCAGCGTCGAGCGGATCGGAGCCGTCGAGGTTTCTGGTCAGTAGCGACACGGCCGCGGCTCAATCGGGACAGGGGAAGCAGCTGCTGACATCGAAGTAGAATTTCCTGGTCTCGCTGGAAGCGGTGCACTGCGCATCGATGACGTCATAATGGCGGCCGTCCCGCTCCACCACTTCGACATGGGTCTTGCGGAAGAAACCGTCGCCGCCGCAGCCGAGGCCGTTCATGACGTCGAGCTCCTCACCGATGCTGCCCACGACGATGGCGCTGTCATACCCCAGGCCGGCGGCGCGGGTCGATGCCGGCGCGGTCGTCACGCCGCCGCCGCCACACCCGGTTTGCATGAGGGCCGCCAGCAGCATAACGGCTGCCGTCAGGACGGCAGCGATGCCAGCGGCGGGATTGATTCGGTTGACCATGGACCGCTTCAATTTATCACAAGGGCGCCCGCCGTTGTAGAATAGTCGTCATGCTTGCCGGAGAGATAGAAGCCTGGAAGAAGCTCGAGCAGCTCAACCCCTTTGAGGTGGCCGAGCGCGCCGGCGTTGAATACTGGGATGAGGAAGATGTCTTTGTCGTCCAGGTCTTTGGCGAGCCCTACATCGTCAACGCCGGCGAGCGGGAGATCCGTCCGATAGGTCCGCCGCACCACTTCCACGCTCACGATTCCACGCACTTCGGACTGCTGGTGCCGCTCTACCTGGTCTCGTGCGCGGACGTCGAGCCTAACGGGAAGCTGGTGGCGCCCCAGGCCCTGCCCCACGGGGCCGCTTTCTTCAAGGGGCCGCACGAACTGCCCGGCGAGGTCATCGCGCACCACTTCGGATCCAATCCAGGGCATATGCTCGAGTCGGCGGCCGAGCTCGGAGGCGTGCCCGCCGACCACGGCGACGCCGCCGTTACCCTGCCTGCATTTCCGCGGCTGCCAGTGACCATCATCCTCTGGGTCGGCGATCTCGAGTTCCCCGCCCGCGCCCAGCTGCTGCTCGACGAGACCGCGGTCAGGCACTTCCAGCTGGATGCCCTCTGGGCGCTGATCCTGATGACCTCGGAAGCGCTCATCCAGGTCGCCGGACCGCACCACTAGGCGGTTCGACGGACTGCCGGGCTTCGCCTCGGCGCGCAAGCGCATATCTGAGGAATTTTCCCAGTATTTCTCGTTTCTGTTTTGGAACGCCGCCTAGCGGGTAATCGTAATGTACGTTCGATGAAAACAAACGAGAGTTTTCGGAGGTTTTGAAATGTCACCGCACCCTTCCAGCGTGATTCAGAAAGCCAAGGACCCTGCCAATATGAGCGACGCGGAAAAGAAGCATGTTCCTGTTATCGATATCGAGGGAACGCCCAAGGCAGGCGAGCCGTTCGAGGTCACGGTATGGGTGGGCAAGGAGTTGGCCCATCCCAGCGAGGCCGGGCATCACATCGAGTTCATCGACCTCTACCTGGACAACAGCTTTATCGCAAGGTGTGACCTGACCTGGGGGTTCACGTATCCCAAGGCATGTTTCACGATCATGCTGGATAATCCCGGAACGCTCAAGGCTTACGAGCGCTGCAACATCCATGGCGACTGGGCTTACAGCGTCGACGTTTCGGTCTGAGGTATTAGTTTAAAAATGTTCCCCTTTTGGGGGACGCCTGTGGAGGGCTTGACGAAACCCTTGCTGCCTGGCGGCGAGGGTTTCGTCGCGTGATGGGATACTTTTCCGGCTGGAAAGCTCTCTACCGTCAGGGAAACGCGGGCAGATATCCCCACGGATTGATTTCCGCGGCCCTTGGGAAAGATGACGTAATCCGGGAAGGGTTTTTCTACCGTGAGAGCAGAGAATACAGGCAAAAGGCGGCTGCCCGAAGCCGCCATGGTTTTCACGTTCCTGGCCGCGTCTGCCCTTATATCAGGATGCGCCGTCAGGGCGAGAGAGGATGTCTACGGCCAGCCATTTTTACGCCCGATGTCAAGCGCTGGCGCCAGTACCTGGGGGCGGCTATCGCCATCCAGTTCTTCCTGCTGGCGCCGGCGCTATGGAACTCCGGCCTCCATCAGAAGATTTCGCGCATGCTGCTGTCGCTGGTTCTGGTGCCGCTGCTCTAGGACTTATCCCGCCGAGCTGATTTACAGGCTGCAGGTATGGATCTTCGACTGGGGATGGCCGGGCCGGCTGCTTGCGATCATTCTCAGCTTCACCGGGGGCCTCTATGGCACCAGCAGCATCTTCACCTATCTGCTCGGCGGATTTGTGTTCAGCGACACTTGCTATCTGCTCTACTGGTCGGTCCCGGGCGTGATTGCCGGCTACATTGTCGCCATCAGTTTCGTCATCAATTGGCGGCTATGCGAAAACAGGCACATAAAAGATTCCGTCACCGTGGCGATCAAGCACGATAATTAGATGGCGGCTACCAGATGTATTAGCGGCGGCCAAACCTATCGGCAGCTAGGCCCTGGGACCGTGGACCAGTGACAGTTGATCGCCGTTTTCGTCGTAATAGATCAAATAGCCGTCATCAGTGGAAGAAAAATCCGGAGCATCCGGGTCGTCAGGCGCGCTCTGCTGAACCCTGAGGTCGAACCTGCCTAGCTTTATCCGCACTGCCGGTTCCAACATAGGCTGACACCAGTAAACGCGCGAATTCCGAGTGGCCTCCCTCATCCTCAGGTATACGGTTGCGTTTTCGGGCAGATCCGGTAAAAGCCCGGGTATCCTTTCCAGAATCCTGTCCTCGGCAACGGAGGCTTGGTCCCAATGATAATTGTTGACCTGAACCCCGCGAAAATAAATGGGAACCAGGACCAGGCAAGCCGCGCAAGAAATAATCATCCACGCTCGTTTCTTCGACCCGCATTCAACCAGGCCGAAGACAATCACGGCTAACAAAAAAGCTGTTGGCAGGTATAAAAAGTGTGACAACCACATGTCATTGTCGAGCCCCTCTGCGATGAATGAGCCTGGCGGCAGAAGGAAAGCGAAGAACATAAACACCAGAAAAGCCCAGACTCTCTTCTTGATGGAAGAAATTCTCCGCCATCTCAATGCCATAACCGCGATCGAGGCTAGCAGAAGGACCAGCGTGTAGACACGCATATAAGTTATAAATCGGAGGTCGAACTCATGCGAGTCAAGTGGAGCGAACAGCACTCTGGCAGAAAAGTACGAACCAATTATCTTATTCGGGCTGGATGATACGAAAAAATTCAAACCGATGAGCAGGGCTCGAAACAGCATGTAAACAACGAAAATTCCCAGAAAGGGCACAAACCTTGCCAGAAACTGTTTCAACCTCTTTCCTGCCGTAACAGCTTCGAGATTTTCCCTGGGCCTCAACCTGCCCGCGAACAGTATCTCCAGGGCGGGAATGCATAGCACAAGCATAAAGGCTGTTTCCTTGCTCAGCAGCCCAGCGGCCATGGCTGCGAGCGAGACAACATATTGGCGGCGGTCACCCGATCCCAGGAAACCAGCATACATGCCCAGGCTCAGAAGGATGAAGAAAAAGCTTACGAGGTCGGAATTTCCAGACGACCAGGATACCGCCTCCGGAGCTATCGGAGATAGCAGGAACAGGAGTGCGCCGATAAGAGATGCGGTTTTTGACACCCGGAGCCGGGTCAAAAACCAGAAAAGAAGCCAGGCAATTCCCGCCTGGAGGGCTACATTCAAAACGTGCATCGGCCACGAAGCCGTGCCGAAAAAGTCGGTGAACACCATCCAAAGGGCCAGCAGCAAGGGCCTCATATAGTAAGGGGAATCGGCGTAGAACGGCCATTTTAACGCGGAAATCCTGCCAAGTTCATGCGCCCCGAAAAGATGGTATCTGTCTAGCGCCAGCCAGTAGTAATCATCGCAAACCAACGGGTTGCCCAGAGTCGCAGCGTATACCGTAAACGCCACGACGGTGAATGCCGCCAATACGATGAGCTTCCAGTGCCGCTCCCAGACAGCTGTAATAGTTTCCGGTAGACGACCATGCTCCAGCACCATTTTTCCCCAAAATCGGTTTCATAAATGCCACGATAAAAAGTAATAAAGCAATCATAATATTATTGTTGTGCATGATGTCAACCGGCGGGCGTCTTGACAAACGCTATCCAGACCCTGCCGAAACCGCCTGCTGGAGCTGTGTCTCCTTGACCATGCCCTCATCCGGTCCGAACACCCGCCTGGTAACCGAGAATTCCTGGCTGAAGCCCGAGATCGAGATCGAGTCCACGGCGACCAGCTTCAGTGAATCCTTCCTGATGTAGAGCACCTGCAGCGTATTGGGGGTCTCGGCGTCGTGATTGAAGCTGCGAAAGCCGCCGCCGCCGGTCGATCCGGCATCGAGAAAGACCGTGCCTTTATCGACTGTGATCCCCTGCCGGTGCGTATGACCGTCGACCACCACCGATACCTTTCCGGCGAGCAAGACGGCCTGCTTGGGATCGTGGACCGCGACCATGAAAGGCCGCGGCTTTTGGGCGTCGACCAGCCCGGCAATCCTCGCCGCCTCCTTGGCCTGGATGACATCGCTAGAGGGTTCCGGGGTGATGCTCAGGGCCGCGGGATCGGGAAAACCGCCGATGACCATATCGCCGGCTGTCTTGAATTCATCGCCCAGGACAGTGACCCCCGGCGTTTCCCGCATGGTCCTCGTCACCAGCGGCGTGTCGTGGTTGCCACCAATCCAGAAATATGGCACTGGTAGCGGCAGATAAGTCGCGGGATAGCCCATTTCAAAAGATGTCCCCAGATCGGTGAGATCGCCGGTATCGATGACAAAATCTGCATTGTAGAGCTTGACCGCAGATTTTGTCAGATCGGCGCCGGCAGCGCTCGAGTGCATGTCAGACACGTGCAGTACCCTTATCGTGTCTGCTTCCGGCGGCGCCTGCGGTATCTGATGCAGAGCGCTGACGGTCCGGTAAAGGCTGTCGGCGATCTCGGGAACCCGGTCCTCATAGGAGTTGAGGTTCGCCAGGGTCTGTTGCGAGAAATCGAGGATCTCCGGCGCATACGTCAGACCGCCCTCGTACCTGGGCTCGCTGAAGGCGCTGGTGTCATAGCTGGTATAGGCCATACCTCCCACGGCCACAGCCGTGAACAGGCCCAGGGCGGCTCCAGCCAGAGCCCATCGCCAGCGGCGCTGCAACAGTCCGGCGACCGCGGCCCCGACAAGCACCGTCACCAGGGCGACCCTGAGGATCAGCGAGCGCACGCCGGCGCCCACCGGGTCACGCCAGTTATCCAGAGCCTGCCGGGAGGGGGAACCGGGATCGGTGAGCTCGCCGACGTCGGCAACTGAGATCTCCTTGAGCGAGTAGTTAACGACCGCGGGAGCGGTATGGGTGTCGGCCTCGATGGAACCCGCCGGCGGCAGATCGACGATCGATTTTCCGTGAAGGGCAGGCTTGAGCGAAAATTCGACGCGCACCGGCCCGATGGCGACTTCGGTCGAAGAGGACAGGATAAGCGCGAAATACGCGGCTATGACGGTCGCCGCGATCGTGACCAGTGTAAAGAGTACGCGCAGGCCCTTGATGAGCGCCGCACGCCCGCCGGGCGCGAAACTCGGAGTCGCCGGTGAAGGCGTCATACCGGAAGCGCCTGATGGCGTGGATTTATCGGAAGGGGCGGGCATGTTTCCAGTTTAGCAAAAGTCAGGCAGAGCCCGACGGACGGCGCTGGAGAAGGCGGCCCGCCTATCGGAGGCCAAGACAAAGGGAGCCGCGCAAGCGGCTCCCTTTTCAAATTCATTTATTCGTTCTGATTCCTAAATTATGAACGGGCCTTCCGTGTCAGGAAGTAACCGGCCGCGATAAGACATGCGCCAGCCACGCCAAACACGCCGACCTCGGCGCCTGTCGTAGCTCCACCCGTAGTTCCGGTGCTTGCTCCGCCGGTCGCGCCATAGCCCTGAGCCATGGCCGAAACGTTCAAAGCCAGTACCATCATGGTGGCTACCACTGCACCGATGACAAGCAACATTACAATGCGCTTCTTACTCACCATCCACCTCCCTTCAGAGTTCCTTTGATCTGAGCGGGTTCTCGAACTTTCATACAATTTCTTCTTCCGGTACATCACCGGACACCGGTGATAGTATAGGAATACCTATTATTTTTCAACTGGGAGCCTGGTAATCCTTCAAGGTCCTCTCCCAAAGCCTTTGTTTTTCGGGAACAACCCTGTAAACCAGGTATTCCTCAACATTGCCGAAATCCACCGACCAGGGCAGTATTCCCCAGAAGTGGCCGTAAAAACCTGCCTTGGAGCTGAAACTTATGGTTCGTAACGGCAGCAGGCCCGAATAGCCGACGGTATCGATCAGCTCGACGCGCCGCTCCATCACCTCCGAGAACGGCCGCGGATCGGCCAGCGGCGATTGTATGATCAGATCGCCCTCGGCGACCTGCGTGTCCT
The genomic region above belongs to Actinomycetota bacterium and contains:
- a CDS encoding metallophosphoesterase family protein, with product MTPSPATPSFAPGGRAALIKGLRVLFTLVTIAATVIAAYFALILSSSTEVAIGPVRVEFSLKPALHGKSIVDLPPAGSIEADTHTAPAVVNYSLKEISVADVGELTDPGSPSRQALDNWRDPVGAGVRSLILRVALVTVLVGAAVAGLLQRRWRWALAGAALGLFTAVAVGGMAYTSYDTSAFSEPRYEGGLTYAPEILDFSQQTLANLNSYEDRVPEIADSLYRTVSALHQIPQAPPEADTIRVLHVSDMHSSAAGADLTKSAVKLYNADFVIDTGDLTDLGTSFEMGYPATYLPLPVPYFWIGGNHDTPLVTRTMRETPGVTVLGDEFKTAGDMVIGGFPDPAALSITPEPSSDVIQAKEAARIAGLVDAQKPRPFMVAVHDPKQAVLLAGKVSVVVDGHTHRQGITVDKGTVFLDAGSTGGGGFRSFNHDAETPNTLQVLYIRKDSLKLVAVDSISISGFSQEFSVTRRVFGPDEGMVKETQLQQAVSAGSG
- a CDS encoding glycosyltransferase family 39 protein; its protein translation is MVLEHGRLPETITAVWERHWKLIVLAAFTVVAFTVYAATLGNPLVCDDYYWLALDRYHLFGAHELGRISALKWPFYADSPYYMRPLLLALWMVFTDFFGTASWPMHVLNVALQAGIAWLLFWFLTRLRVSKTASLIGALLFLLSPIAPEAVSWSSGNSDLVSFFFILLSLGMYAGFLGSGDRRQYVVSLAAMAAGLLSKETAFMLVLCIPALEILFAGRLRPRENLEAVTAGKRLKQFLARFVPFLGIFVVYMLFRALLIGLNFFVSSSPNKIIGSYFSARVLFAPLDSHEFDLRFITYMRVYTLVLLLASIAVMALRWRRISSIKKRVWAFLVFMFFAFLLPPGSFIAEGLDNDMWLSHFLYLPTAFLLAVIVFGLVECGSKKRAWMIISCAACLVLVPIYFRGVQVNNYHWDQASVAEDRILERIPGLLPDLPENATVYLRMREATRNSRVYWCQPMLEPAVRIKLGRFDLRVQQSAPDDPDAPDFSSTDDGYLIYYDENGDQLSLVHGPRA
- a CDS encoding class II SORL domain-containing protein; the protein is MSPHPSSVIQKAKDPANMSDAEKKHVPVIDIEGTPKAGEPFEVTVWVGKELAHPSEAGHHIEFIDLYLDNSFIARCDLTWGFTYPKACFTIMLDNPGTLKAYERCNIHGDWAYSVDVSV
- a CDS encoding DUF3786 domain-containing protein is translated as MLAGEIEAWKKLEQLNPFEVAERAGVEYWDEEDVFVVQVFGEPYIVNAGEREIRPIGPPHHFHAHDSTHFGLLVPLYLVSCADVEPNGKLVAPQALPHGAAFFKGPHELPGEVIAHHFGSNPGHMLESAAELGGVPADHGDAAVTLPAFPRLPVTIILWVGDLEFPARAQLLLDETAVRHFQLDALWALILMTSEALIQVAGPHH